cccactggaggaatggtcgcttcctcctgaggagggggatgatgaactggtgaacaaagggggtggttccctgtactgcagacGCTCTTGGGATGCTACCAGCCATgttgaggggggtttcctgacacagtCTAAAACTAATATTTGTCCTATAGAAACCAGTTGTATTTAAGGAGGAGATACCTTGACCACAACCCTGGTTTGGGGCATCACACTAAACAAACTTTGGCTTAGTCAACATTCCATGCTGACCTGAAAAGGTCTGAACTCTTTTCCATGAACTGGCATGTTCACAGTGACCTTACACCTGCCTTACTGTGAAGTGTGAAGCAGGCTAAGTTGACTGGTTTAACACAGGTTATAACAAAAGAGGCAACTTAAGAACATAAATCCTGCTGCATCAGGTCAAAGGccaatccagtccagcatcctgttcttacatttACCAATCAGATGCTTATGGAAATCCTACAAGCAGGATCTGTGTGCGACAGTACTCTCCTCATTTGTGATGCCCAGCAACCGGGATTCAAAGGCATAATTGCTACCTAGTCCAGGACCCTAACCATGACACCATATTGGCTCTCTGAAATTAGCAGATAAAAGCTAGATGTTTACACCTAGCACCTGATTCTAGATATGcaaatgcatttattcatttgtttattcctTTGTTTGCAAAGTGAGCAAGCCAGCTGATCTGGCTGTTGTGGTTCACTGAGCTGTTATAGATGTGCTTAGAAGTCTTCTTTGTAACCAGTGAGATTCTTTTCCTTTTACCAGCAGGCACATATGTCATAAAAACCTGCTTCTGACATTCTCTTTCGTTCTACAATCTGTTTGCTGTGCTTTGTTCTTTGGAGTGGAATGGGTTAAACTgttcccaaaaaaataaaaccccttTGAGTGTGTGCAGTTGGGTTTATGGGTTTTGGATCCTGGCCTGTCTGCCTGCTGCATACATTTTTTGTACTTGTTCTAGTAACTTGTATTCATATAACATTTAACATCTGAACAAGCCTACATAATTCTTTTCCCTCCTTACAGATGAAGCAATCGTCCATTCAAAGTGATTTGGATCAGCCTGGCACAGAGAATGTTCCTTTGGATTTAGAATCCAAAGTGTTGAATGGCTTTGAAATGCAGTCAGACAGTGTTTTGCCAAGTCCTGTTCTTAGTGAGCCTTCAGTACCTGAAACGGCACCAGAGGTTGAGCCAGCAGACTTACATGTTGCAGCAAATGGGAACTCTCCTGGAGTAACTGAGGAGTTTATCCCTCAAAAACCAAAGGACATTTGCTCTAGCCCCTCTGAAAACCCATCTTCCCCCGAAGGTTTATTTTCCAATCCAATAAACCTCTCTTCTTCAAGCGATACTGTAAAGAAAGGCGGCATTGAGACTGTGTCCCCTGATGCAGAAGGCCCAGATCCTTATGTCATGAGTCTGCAGAACCTCCTGAAAAAATCCAAAGAGTACATACAGAGAGAACAGACCAGGCGTAGCATGCGAAATAGTTCAAAAAGAAGTGGTGGTGAAAGCCATTCAGACAAAGAAAATGATGCTGTGAAAATGAGCGACTCAGTGAAAGAGAAGGGCAAGTTGATGGGCAGAAGTTGTATGGTCACATCAAATATGACTAAATCCAATACTTCTTTGCAAAGTACCTCAGTCCCCAAAAGTAGTATGGGTGTGGTAGCATCGCCCAGTTTTTCTAAAGTGGATATACCAATGAGATCTGGAACGCCTCCGGTTTTGGATTCGGATTCAGATGAAGACATCAAAACCACCTTTTTCTTTGAACGTGACAGTAGCATTCTCAGAAGCTTCACAGGTTCTTACTCAAAACTACCCAGTCCAGAGCCAAGTGTGAGCCCCAAAATGCACAGGAGACGGCCAAGGCCTTCTTCAATGGGGCACATTGTCATTAGCAACCCAATAAACGCGTATGAATTAAGCCCTAAGGAAAAGGGAAGAGCTGTGGACTTGATCACGCAAGACGCTGGTGACCGGCAAATTGCTTCCGATCCTATGCCAAAACTGACTCCAGATTTTACTCTTGCTTGCCCCAGCAAAATGCACACTTTTCACAGGAGCTCTTCAGACATCTGTGATGAATTGGTGGTTGGCAAACGAAATCAAGTGTGCCAGGTTTCTGTTGCTCAACGTGAGAACACAAGGTTCTCGGTCGGTACCACGGTAGAAGAAGAGTCTGTATTAGATGGAACAAGGGCATCGGGTACTTGCCTTTCACATCCAAGCCCACAGGAAGTTCATGTGGTCAGTTGTCCCATTACAGCGCAAAACACGACAAATGTCAACGTAAACAAGCAAATCGGCCTGTTGGAGAAAGCCAAATATGGCGTGCCCACAGAACTCAATAAATCTTACGATGTTGAAAAGCCATCTCCCTTACTATTGCAAATGCAGCATAGGCATCAGATGGGTACCCCAAATCTCTCTTCTGGAAATGAGCAGACATCAGAGAGCGGGATTGAAAAGGTGAAACGAAGGCTTGAGCTGGACGCAGATAGCATGCAGAAGGAAAATGTGCCTTTTGTTGCGACAGCAGAGAGCAGCGCACGAGAGCGACGGCTGCATGATCAAAGGTGTCTCGAGGGATCTGTGTCTGGTGCCAAGAGTGAAACATCAGAAAGGAGTGTCCATGGTGAGAGAATGCACTCTGTAGCAAGTCTTGGTTGGATTGACTAAGATTTGTCCAGAGGGTACTTTTTATCAGCCCACGTGTGTTTGTGGGTTAGGAGCAGTTCCAGGGTTAGAGGGCCCACAGCAAAATGCTATCTGGGGGGCCCCATCCAGTGTTGGCAGCCCCACTCCCAAGGTGCAACTTTTCCTGGTGGTAGCATCAAACATTTGagaagctgccattttaattcttACACAAGGCCCTGGAGGGATGCTATGTCAGGCACTCAAGGGCATTGTGAgaaatttaaaatggcagttCATAGCTGCTTGGTGTGGCAGGGTGCCTAGAGAAAGTGTTGGCACTAGGGGGGCCCTTTTAGAACCCTAGCAGTTGTGTAAGTGTGTTGATGCCTGACCTGCTTGTAGACTTGCGTGCCTTTCACCTTGATCCAAAGCTGTTAGGTGACAGCGAGTCCCATAGGTTTCAGTTGGGCTTCACTTCAAAGTCAGTAGGTTTTGGATTGCAGCTTTTGAGTAGCAGCAAACACTTCAGGGGGGATTTTTCTGAAAGCTAATTGGAGCAACCAAAGATGACTTTAATCAGACCATCTCTAATACCTACAGGATTactcttttttaatgaaaatccTTAGGAGAAACCAGTTGACAATCACTTCAACAATTGCCAGGAGGCTTTCTTTTGCTATGCCATAAATGTTGAAACCTCACTTTTTCCAATGATTTAAAAATCTATAAATAAGAATTAGTTTGCATGTTGATTATTTTAGGAGTACTAAGGGGCTTAGGCCCATAAAAGGGTAGAAATGTGGTAGGGGAAACGCTGTTTGCTGTATGACTCTTATTAATCACAGTATACTGGCAGAAACAACAGGCAGCATCCGTAACAGGATGGGAACAAGGAATCTGGTGTAGGTTGTGAATGTATAACATTTCTCAATGTAAATGTATAAAATTTCCCATTATAGAAACATACGAAGGCATAGGATCCGTACGAAAAGGCAAACTCACACAAGAATTGCTACTGTGGGGatggtcagattttttttttttctaaaaaaggtTTCGAAGACTCTTTTGTGCGATGCAAGAAGGCAGGTTTCTTTGCAATCAATATTAACGGTAGCTCTCTGTACGTTTTCCCTTTTTAGAAGAGGAAGCTCTAAAACAGAAAATGCTGGCCTTTGAAGAACTGAGGAAGAGACTTGAAGAACAGCATGCTCAGCAACTCTCATTATTGATAGCTGAGCAAGAAAGAGAACAAGAAAGGCTGCAGAAGGTGAGCAGCCAAGATAAAATATCTTAAGTGGAGACCTTTGACTCTGGTCTGTACAAGCTGATGATGTTTCTGTCTCTTGGTACTGCGTCCAGAGTagcagttttggggggggggacccttcttCATCTTGGTGCTGAACAAAAGTTAAGCATGTGCATTAGCCTCCAGGTAGAACAACTCTCTCCATTATTAAAGCACtgcaaaataaacaccaggtcaTGTCGGTGGGCTATTTTAATACTGAGATGGAAAGGGCTTCCCAGGAGGCTGTGGCATAATTAATGTATGCTTTCAGAGTTGTGTCCAAAAGGCAATAAAAGCTGTTGGGAATTGTTCCATGAGCAGGAGGCAGACAGTTGCTACGCTCAGCGTGCGTCTGCCGCCGAACACATTGGCGTTAGCAAAGGGAGAGACatcaggagccaggaacaaggaAGGGATGAGTTGGGGTTGGGTCTGCAGCAGTAGACGCTTAcatgggctggggtattgtttgcAGGCTTATACAGTCTGCTTGTGCTGCTGAACTTAAGATTCCAGGATGAAAGGCTCTCTACATACTGTATGTAAGCCACACTGTGCTTAtctgagaaggggtgtgtgtgtgtgtttaggtatGAAAATAAATAGAGCACTTGACAAGTTCTTGTGCGCCCTAAGAGGTCCTATTAGAATCCTTAAAATTTTGGTGGTGGAGAAGTGAGGAAGCACTTAAGATTGAAgatgcaggacctgagtacaacagcataGTCTCTGCTCTGAATACCCATTAATTGCTATTCAGAGGTAAACGGACCCTGTAGTTTGAACACGGCTAGTAGCAATTCCTTTTTTCTGCCTGATCATACCATGGATTCCTTATTGTGATGCCAAAAAGCTATTTGTAGGCTCCTTCCAAATTtgcccattttgtgtgtgtatgtgtgtgtgtgtgtgggggggggaattaactcTGGGACCTACAGGACCCGCCGTCCATTTTTAATCCCACTCACTGATCCTGATAACAATGAATGAtgtgttttaaaactgcaaataGTATAGAATAGCTGATGGAAAAGTCTTTCGGATGGCAGCCTTGAAGATTTGCATTTCTGGCTGTGCCTGCTTTTGTACTTCATCTGTGCTCACTTTCACATGCAGCCCCTTGATAGTTGATTTTTTAGAGAGACTTTAGGGTCTACATAAAGGCTGCCAGGAAGGCAGCCAAGCAGAGTTTGCAGAGGAGGAGGTTCCACAAGTGTAGGGTCACCATTGCATGTGGACAGACCAACTGATTGGCGGCCATTTGGGGTATTGTTTGTGAAGGTTTTAATAGAGGCatttccattttttgtttttgtaacccAATCCATTTTTTCCCATCCTTCAGGAGATAGAAGAACAGGAACGGAGACTTAAAGGGGAGAATAATGCAATTGCTGAAACAGACATTCCCCAAATTGCTATCGGCAGTGGGAAGGATTTGGAGTGGAGAAGGATCAGTGACACTCGCTTGTTGGAATCTGTGCTGACTCGAGTGGAAACCATCCATAGCACAAGCTCAGAGAGTGCTGGTAAAAATGGAATGCATATTGATTTTCATATGCAACCTGATTTTAAATAATCCATGAATAAATTGCTCTTTAGATCAGCCTTAATTTTTAATGGAATTTTATGTGCTGGCTACATGGAGATTTTAGGAGCAAAAAGTAATTCcacatttccttctctcccctgcttcccccaccccacccccaaaatgaatGTGTATAGCATTTCTTCTGGATATTCATTTGCTTAATCATGATTTAAACTTTTTAAATGCAGGTTTTGCCAATACCAGTATGCCTGGTTCGACCGCTGAATCTCCATTCTACCTTTGGGAACCACCAGCAAGTGGGAAATCAGTTTTAACAACCAGGTCCATTAACAGGAGTAAAATGAGATGGTCTCAGGTGGGGAACTCATTATTTACAGGAGCATATGGTAAAGCTTTGATGAAAAAGCTTTTATTTGAATTCTGCTAATGTTCTATGTACTGTACTTTTTTAATTCAGTGTTAAttgcttcctcctccagccccctttCAATATGCCATTTCTATTAAATGTAAATGCAGACTCCATGGGTTGTTTCCattgttagtcctactcagagtagactcattgaagctAATGGTCATGACTGACTTAGATCTATTattttcagtaggtctactctgaataaaggtTAGTTGGATACAGCCTTTTGACTCCAGATTTGGCAAAAAGAGCAACAGAATATGATAAATCTTGGACAGTGTTTGAACTCCACTCTGCTAATTTTGTTAAAGGCGATGCCATTTTATGGTATAGTAAGTGTACAATTTTAGAAATAGTTTCATTGCTTTTAGTTCACCGAATTCACTTTTGAAATTCTACGTTATTGCACACTGCTTCAGTTCCTTTCAATTGTGAAGCAGTTCATAAATGTGCAAATTACAAAAACGGATAAATGTAAAATGAACTTAAGAGTCATGCTGGCTCCGAACAAAGGCCAGTCTTGTCCAATgttcttttcacagtggccagtaaGATACTTactggaagcctgcaagcaggacaatAGCACAAATACTCTCTCCCTAGTCACATTCCCAAGCAACTGTTATTTGGAGGCACCTCCAGCACTGGAGACAAAACAGAGCTTTCACTTCCAGCGGTCATTGATCGCCTTGCCTTCTATGGATTTAATCTAATACCAATcaagttggtggccttcactgcATCTTGTAGCCAATCCATAGTTTTAACAATGCActctgtgaagaagtacttcctgtcctgaatcatccaacaTTCGGCTTTGTTGAATGACCCCTGGGTCTACCTGGATGCTACACAAGAGGGAGAAtaccttttcttcttccttgccattcataaatgtgtgtgtgtgtggggggacatATTAACTCCTGGTTACATGGTACCATCTTACTCTTTCTCTTTAAGGTATACAGCCCTGAGATGAAAAGAAAATTGAACAAGATCTCTGCTCTGGCAAAAGGATTTCTAACTCGCAGACTCTTGCAAACAGATAAGCTGAAGCAGCTTAGGCAAACTGTGAAAGTAAGGAGCCACCTGCAGTCCGCCCTTATGTGTAATCAACACTGtgcttgtggttttctttttatcTGCAACAGCCATTTTACAAATTAGAGATTCCTTTCAGAAACTcgagccactgctgcttctctcttctGTTTTGCCCAGCTGTTCTTtatacccccccaccccgcatttCAAGTCCTCCTGTCTTTTCTCCTCCCCCAGCTCCTTCTCCAGTTCTCAACCAACACACACTACCCACTAGTCTTCCATGAGTCTTAATCCCCACTTCTGGAAGGCTGCAGATTTTTcaaccactgccccccccccctttgacacAACACCAGAACGAGAGTCTCTGGGAATCAAGGCAGCTTTTTAAACAAATCGTAGCTTTTACTTGTGAAGTGCACTTGAACTGCTGGAAGGTTATCAGCAGATTTTGATAGTTTGACCATGTATTTAgtatagggtttttttaaaaagaaaagaaagggggggaagctgcAGAATATAGAACATTGTGCACAAGATCAGAAGGCCTTGAACAGAACAATTTCACTAaaccagtggtggggaacctgtgacctctCAGATGTTCTTGAACAAGCCTCGGTCAGCATGACCAGTGATAAAAAAATGATAGTAGTTGTACTGTCAATGATACCTGGAGAGCCATAGATTCTCCATCTGTGCATTAAGCCTGGGGTGGAGTAGCTTCAGCTGATGCAGTAGAACTTCTCCTACATCTCGTACCCCTGTAACCTCTTCCCCCCCAATCTGCTGGTGATTTGCTCTTTAATTCAATAGGAAATGAATTTTTCCGCCATTGCTGAGCCAGACACATGTGGGTTTTTCTTAGGATACGATGGAATTCATTAGAAACTTCCAGTCAGAAGCTCCGTTAAAGAGAGGAAGTGTTTCAGCTCAAGATGCTAACCTGCAGGAGAGAGTGGCAGCTCAGGTGATGTATAGTCTGAAATGCATGCCCTTAGGAGTTTATGCTAGtgaattttatattattttactgTATGTTTGGCCTGCTTTTCAGATAGTTATTGTCTTCCAAGGCAGATCACACCCTTTTCTTGAAGAATAAGACAGGCCCTGCTTATCAGGTTTACAAGGAAAAAGTGATGAGACACAAGGAAACTGGCCAGAACTTGCTGGTGAACTATAAGCAGTTTGGCTCTGCTCATCTGTCCTTGCTGGTGTTCTTACTTCATTATCTATTGGTGGCTTTTCTTCCTTTGGCTGATACCAGATTGTCCTTCCCCTTTGATTCTGCAGTCCCAGGGCAGATACCCATAGGAACCAAGTGTCCTTTCAGGCAGGCAGAGGGGATGCAAACTCCATGTAACTATTTTTTCTCTGCCAGACATTGAATTTGAATGTTGACTTCTACATTGGGTCAACATACGTCAtggggcaggaggagttgaagcCTCttggtgcaaaaaaagaaaagaaaaagaggtttaCTGGGCCTAATGGGTTTCAGTTTCAATTAGACCATTAGGGCATTATAAAAGAAAACACTGTTCTCAAAATTCTCTTTTACAAAGTGTTTACCTGAAACCTGTTGGGCCAAATGAATCAATTTTGTGCATTTTAAGcgttttccttttgtttcctgCATTAAtgcctcctctccctttccccccttccacatCCTTCATGCCAAGACACAGTTTAGAACTCCAACAGTGGTTTGAGCTTCCAAATGTGCAAGAGCCAATCCATGGTTTGGAGCTGCTTGGCATTCCTGTGGCCCCCCAAAGGTGTTGGATCATAAATGTGGTTTGTCGGTTCAGATGTCTCTACAAACCATGACtagtgcaaaccatggtttgcaaaaaCCACTTCAAACCATGTTTCACTAAATTTGCTTTATTGACTTACTGCAAACAGTGGTTTGTGAATTCTgacataatgccaaaccatggttgagCATCTTTCAACGATGATTTGAGAAGATGTCTAAATTAAACCTCTGTTGTAGTGAGATGGATGTTCTGATACTTCAGAGAATTCTTCCTTTGGGCAAATTATCTCATCCCTTCTGTATATTCTAGCCCTGAATGGCATCTCAAGAGAGGCACAAGATTGTCTCTCCATCTTGTGCTCAGCTTAGTACCGGTATCAATGCTTGACCTTGGGTGGTCCACGGAGTGACTTGATTTCTGTTGGACTACTCTGTCAGCTCTGTCTCAGTTTCTCCAGATGCAACACACCCTGAGTCATTTGAGATCCAGTCTGTATGGGATCCAGTTGTTCCacagaaatactgtatttttccatgtataagactatgtccccccccccaattcttaaagtttaaaattgggggtcgtcttatacacagaatgttgcaattatttatttcttaattttgggctccaAAAATAGGGATCATCTtgtacatgggggcgtcttatgcaCGGAAAAATATGGCAACTAAATGGCACACCTTAAAATATTTacttgccttttattttattatttagttatttatttattacaagctTAGATGTGGTGTAcatgtttctcccctccccattttattttcacaacaaccctgtgaggtaggttgagagacagtgactagccaGTGAGTGTCATGGCTGGGTGGGAATTCAAACGCTGGTCTCCCAGCTCACAGTATAACTCTGTTACGCTGCACTGGCTTTCACTGCCATTGCATTTCATAGGTGTTTCTTCTCTCCCACAGTTGCGAGCTGCTTTGTATGACATTCACGATATCTTCTTCAAAATGGAAGTGTCTGAGAGAATGAGTATCCTGAGTCATGATCGAGAGGTTCGCAAAGAAAAAATGCTCCGGCAGCTGGTGTGTTGCAGCAATGTTTAATTTAGGAATATGTTTAACTAGTTTTTTGCACTGAtacattccccccaccctcttgTGAACCCTGAATTGCTTATACTAATGGTTGCTTTCAGGTGAACATTGTTGGTCAAGagatgtgtgcatgagagagacctctttatttcccccttcttccagGGAGCTCAGGCTGGTGCTTTGGGAGCAAAGCAGCAAATCACAACACATCTGATAAAACATGATTCAACCaagattttattattactatttttagagcatttgtaccctgctcttcagccaaaaaggcttaCATGCAACCAAAACAAGACAGCCTTTATTTAGGCTTAcagtcttaataataataatgatgatgatgatgatgatgataggtaataaataataaatacagtcttttaaaaatacagtctAAGAAAGCACAACACACGAGGAACAGAGGaccaggagggaagaggaaaatcaaaactcTACACCAATTTCTAAGCAGCTGTGTTCTTTTAATGACTAGCTGGTATAATTTCAGAGACAGGAGGTGCCCGATGGAGCTGAAGCTCCAGCAAAGTTGATGAAATGAGCCTTGCTTCATATCTCTTCCACTCTGATGAGAATTGAGGGAGACGAGGCCTGACGTTAAAGCAGAACAGAAGGGGCAAGCTCTACTTCTCACCTCTCCCTTTGCTGGAAAACTTAGGAGAACCATTAGTTTTCAGTGCTGAGCCTTTGTTTAGTTATTTTATTTAGGGAGGATCATTCCAtcatgtgtgccccccccccacctgcagtgTGAAGGGGTGGAAGCCTAGATGAGAAATAATCTGAGAGGGCCCGGCGTGGGGCGGTAATATTCCTACTGTTCCCTAGGCTGCCACAAacactcctcttctcccaggccgtttggcttattaaacaatctatggccttttaaactgtgttgggggttattgtttttgtttcttgctaCGTTATAtatttttgagtttttatattgtaaacctcctggtgatcctcagatgaagggcagtatagaaattttacaaataaaggagataaataaataaaaacacgtAGGGAAACAATTCTCTCCAATAGCAAAGCTAAGCTGGTCATTGCTAACAAGGCTGTAGGGAAAATGGGCCACTAATAAACAAGGGGGCAGTATCTGCATCATTGAGGGAAACACAAAACCCAAGTTTTCAGAAATCCAAAAAGCATTTAGAGAGAGAAACCTGTACGGACAGCCAAGTCTCTCAGCAACAGATAAATGGTTTTATCCCATGTAGGGCAGaacccatcttaaattcagttcggACCCCCTGAAATCCTCTGGGAACGTTAAGCAAGCATAAAAGAGTAATATGTGAATGTAAGAACTGGATTTCTGTGGAGATTCAATTGATAAAAATGtgtggaactgggggggggggggaaacctcaagCACCATCTTAACTGTTTTCATGCAGGATAAAGTCCCATTATGTGTACTGCAGCCTTTAGAACATTATGTGTACTGATTATGCTTTGGGGTGAATCTAGGTTTTATAAGTAGTAATACTAATACCTAAAATTGTCCTGCTTAGGATAAAGCAAAGGGCTCAAGAGAGAGAGCAACACTTTCTACAGCTACACAGAAGTCTCTGGACAGGAAGAAATATATGAAGTATGTGGGGAAACGGTAAAGGAAGCGTATACTGGTGTATTTAGATGTGTATGGCTAGATGTGTGGGCAGAATTGCCTGTTGCATGTTAAGTCGTCTGTGGTTCTTGTGAAAGGGAAGGAAACAAGTTTCTGTTCTAACATTTTCCTGCCTAATACTTCTTTAGTGATGTATCATGATCGGTATAAACTTAGGAATCCAAACTCTTGTTGACAGATTACCTTAATTCAGGATGCTCTTCCATAAAATAGCTAGAACATTTGCCAGATCCTTTCTTTGGTGTGTATCCAACTAcgttctgctcagagtagacacattgaaattgaTCGAAGGTACAGTTGTAGCTTGGTACTAGAACGCCTTGATACaggtacattttggctcccgaacaccacataCAGAAAAGTAAGTGTtgcagtttgcaaacgttctttggaagccgaacgacTGACACGGCTTCCAattcagtgcaggaagctcctgaagccaattggaagctgtgccttggttttcgaaagtcaaatggacttccagaacggattccgttcgataaccaaggtacaactgtactcacATCCATTTACTTTAGTGGGTCTGATATCTCCCAAATAGTTCATATAAATAAGAATCTAGATTTTTTTTGTTGTAGCCGAGTTGCACACCCCTCCAGCTTTCCCCCCAGTTTATTCTGGTCTGCTAAGCAAGTGGGTTGCTGCAGGTATTTGCACATCTCTATAGAGTAGGCCCTTACCTTTCTCTCCTACCTTGCACCCCTCCTCTTGCCCTTTGCCTGCTTTCCTTTGCCCTTTCCATATATTCTGCCCTGCAGCATGGTTAGATGTCAGTTACTGCACAGGGATTGAAGCCAGACTGTCTGGCTTCTGGATCACTACGTTAGGAAATAGAGTGAGGAAGAGGCTATCAGGAAGCAAATTACATGTAAGTTATCTACAGAACTGGTAGCAAAACATCTGTGAGCATATTGGATATGCTTTCTTCTTCTAAGGTGATTGGGCTGCGTTCAGAGAATGTTTGTTCTCTGCTAACCATGCTCAGCCATTTCCCTGTGATCCTTGCAACACATTTTTCCTCCCTGGCACAATTTCCCCTTTAGCCTAGATTGGATCAGTTCAGCACCAAAATGAACCATGGCCAAGACTAATCAGTGTGTCTCTTGAGCAACCCACTCAAAACAGGGTTTAAATCATGGTTATAAGTTCCAACCCTGGTTAGTCTTCACTCTGGTTAAGGTTGTTACCAGCATTGTGTCTTGATCCCAGCAAGACCATGGACCAGTGCTACGTACACTAAATGCTTGGAGCAACTTCCTCTTCACTGTTCAGTATTGCTATACTCTCTTgtagaaaagggatggggaaccttcttggcccgtgggccagatgtttATGTCCCCACCTGCATAGGCCGATTTTGACAGGTGAGTGGTCAATCATGGGATGCCATAAGGATGAACATCTTTCAAAGTGCTGTGCTTCACAAACACCTGGCAATCAGTACTTGGGAAGTCACGCCCTTGGAAAGTCCTGTGCAAGAGGCTTTGCAGGCACTCTAGTAATGGGCAGGGACTGCAAAGCCCCTTTCACCCAAGCCCCGTCCTTCCTTGCCCTACAGAAGTGGGACAGTGGCTGTAGAGCTGAATGAAGGCTTGTGGGCTGTAGGTTTCCCTCTCCTTTGGTAGAGCATTCAAATTTCTGACTTTCTCTGTTTAGGTAGCTGTGGGAAATAAAACCAAATATTTACTTGATTTCCCCATCACCATCCCAGTAGCTCTTTTGCATATAtctgtgtcctttttatttttctgtaggcCTTCTGAAATGGGAATGCcaaataaaaaaaccattttgaaaCAAAAGACACTAGAAAACAGGtttgtaaaaataatattttttattcccTCACCCCTGCAGTATATAATGGTTACTTTCTTTATGTCCATGACT
The sequence above is drawn from the Lacerta agilis isolate rLacAgi1 chromosome 13, rLacAgi1.pri, whole genome shotgun sequence genome and encodes:
- the CCP110 gene encoding centriolar coiled-coil protein of 110 kDa isoform X4; this encodes MPLSGALFCRNQQLAYKMEDYEKFCKKQLAKIQGDPLQREAFPSVQHKYISLIQFSGIPVLSPLLTLEKKKELQQDRQKALDLELWRQNSRKRALLNRVQEILENVQMKQSSIQSDLDQPGTENVPLDLESKVLNGFEMQSDSVLPSPVLSEPSVPETAPEVEPADLHVAANGNSPGVTEEFIPQKPKDICSSPSENPSSPEGLFSNPINLSSSSDTVKKGGIETVSPDAEGPDPYVMSLQNLLKKSKEYIQREQTRRSMRNSSKRSGGESHSDKENDAVKMSDSVKEKGKLMGRSCMVTSNMTKSNTSLQSTSVPKSSMGVVASPSFSKVDIPMRSGTPPVLDSDSDEDIKTTFFFERDSSILRSFTGSYSKLPSPEPSVSPKMHRRRPRPSSMGHIVISNPINAYELSPKEKGRAVDLITQDAGDRQIASDPMPKLTPDFTLACPSKMHTFHRSSSDICDELVVGKRNQVCQVSVAQRENTRFSVGTTVEEESVLDGTRASGTCLSHPSPQEVHVVSCPITAQNTTNVNVNKQIGLLEKAKYGVPTELNKSYDVEKPSPLLLQMQHRHQMGTPNLSSGNEQTSESGIEKVKRRLELDADSMQKENVPFVATAESSARERRLHDQRCLEGSVSGAKSETSERSVHEEEALKQKMLAFEELRKRLEEQHAQQLSLLIAEQEREQERLQKEIEEQERRLKGENNAIAETDIPQIAIGSGKDLEWRRISDTRLLESVLTRVETIHSTSSESAGFANTSMPGSTAESPFYLWEPPASGKSVLTTRSINRSKMRWSQVYSPEMKRKLNKISALAKGFLTRRLLQTDKLKQLRQTVKDTMEFIRNFQSEAPLKRGSVSAQDANLQERVAAQLRAALYDIHDIFFKMEVSERMSILSHDREVRKEKMLRQLDKAKGSRERATLSTATQKSLDRKKYMKYVGKRPSEMGMPNKKTILKQKTLENRVLQPNQGQNAPVQRLLYRQGSICRKNPKKEAKCCDNLRRQHSLS
- the CCP110 gene encoding centriolar coiled-coil protein of 110 kDa isoform X3; translation: MEDYEKFCKKQLAKIQGDPLQREAFPSVQHKYISLIQFSGIPVLSPLLTLEKKKELQQDRQKALDLELWRQNSRKRALLNRVQEILENVQMKQSSIQSDLDQPGTENVPLDLESKVLNGFEMQSDSVLPSPVLSEPSVPETAPEVEPADLHVAANGNSPGVTEEFIPQKPKDICSSPSENPSSPEGLFSNPINLSSSSDTVKKGGIETVSPDAEGPDPYVMSLQNLLKKSKEYIQREQTRRSMRNSSKRSGGESHSDKENDAVKMSDSVKEKGKLMGRSCMVTSNMTKSNTSLQSTSVPKSSMGVVASPSFSKVDIPMRSGTPPVLDSDSDEDIKTTFFFERDSSILRSFTGSYSKLPSPEPSVSPKMHRRRPRPSSMGHIVISNPINAYELSPKEKGRAVDLITQDAGDRQIASDPMPKLTPDFTLACPSKMHTFHRSSSDICDELVVGKRNQVCQVSVAQRENTRFSVGTTVEEESVLDGTRASGTCLSHPSPQEVHVVSCPITAQNTTNVNVNKQIGLLEKAKYGVPTELNKSYDVEKPSPLLLQMQHRHQMGTPNLSSGNEQTSESGIEKVKRRLELDADSMQKENVPFVATAESSARERRLHDQRCLEGSVSGAKSETSERSVHEEEALKQKMLAFEELRKRLEEQHAQQLSLLIAEQEREQERLQKEIEEQERRLKGENNAIAETDIPQIAIGSGKDLEWRRISDTRLLESVLTRVETIHSTSSESAGFANTSMPGSTAESPFYLWEPPASGKSVLTTRSINRSKMRWSQVYSPEMKRKLNKISALAKGFLTRRLLQTDKLKQLRQTVKDTMEFIRNFQSEAPLKRGSVSAQDANLQERVAAQLRAALYDIHDIFFKMEVSERMSILSHDREVRKEKMLRQLDKAKGSRERATLSTATQKSLDRKKYMKYVGKRPSEMGMPNKKTILKQKTLENRVLQPNQGQNAPVQRLLYRQGTPKTSVKGAEQNRKKPSESRVSNKALSGVYAGKIQRKKPNVVTT